The following are encoded together in the Anaerostipes caccae L1-92 genome:
- a CDS encoding damage-control phosphatase ARMT1 family protein, translating to MRTGKYCRECLFRSEERKVEQEQNEEKKHLFLDQVRAVLRDEDLELSPPEYLAEFTELYERHFGEQTAFDPLKKHFNELMLKKEPEIRRRIEASEDPVATAIRAAQAGNYIDYIALGEVDGDQLEQLLFQNGEKGLKPEVYDSFRTDLSSAENLVYITDNCGEIVVDKVLIQELKKLYPQVNVTVIVRGACVANDASMEDAVQVGLPDEARVIGNGTRIAGTSLNRINREAKELIERADLIIAKGQGNYETLSGCGLNVYYLFLCKCDYFVKRFEGEYLQHMFIKEM from the coding sequence ATGAGGACAGGGAAATATTGCAGGGAATGTCTGTTTCGGAGTGAGGAGCGGAAAGTGGAACAGGAGCAGAACGAAGAGAAGAAACATCTGTTTCTTGACCAGGTGAGGGCAGTTTTAAGAGATGAGGATTTAGAATTGTCTCCGCCGGAATACCTGGCTGAATTTACAGAACTGTATGAGCGGCATTTTGGGGAGCAGACAGCCTTTGATCCGCTGAAGAAGCATTTTAATGAACTGATGCTTAAAAAAGAGCCGGAGATCAGAAGAAGAATTGAGGCGTCAGAAGATCCGGTGGCCACAGCGATTCGGGCAGCGCAGGCGGGAAACTACATAGACTATATCGCTCTGGGCGAGGTTGACGGGGATCAGTTGGAACAGCTTCTGTTTCAAAACGGAGAAAAGGGGCTGAAACCTGAGGTTTACGATTCCTTTCGGACAGATCTGAGTTCTGCAGAAAACCTTGTCTATATTACAGATAACTGCGGTGAGATCGTGGTAGATAAGGTTTTGATCCAGGAACTGAAAAAATTATATCCCCAGGTTAATGTCACAGTGATTGTTCGCGGAGCATGTGTGGCGAATGATGCGTCTATGGAGGATGCAGTACAGGTGGGCCTTCCTGACGAAGCCAGGGTGATTGGAAATGGTACGAGAATCGCAGGGACCAGCTTAAACAGGATCAACAGGGAAGCAAAAGAATTGATTGAGAGAGCTGACTTGATCATAGCAAAAGGACAGGGAAATTATGAAACTTTATCCGGATGCGGGCTGAACGTATATTATCTTTTCTTGTGCAAATGCGATTATTTTGTAAAGCGGTTTGAGGGGGAATATCTGCAGCATATGTTTATAAAGGAAATGTAA